In a single window of the Silurus meridionalis isolate SWU-2019-XX chromosome 8, ASM1480568v1, whole genome shotgun sequence genome:
- the si:ch211-168d23.3 gene encoding BRD4-interacting chromatin-remodeling complex-associated protein isoform X2, producing the protein MEPPSSELLSGDLLINSSSGEPSLFTDTPSPVSLLADESGSHDTPISGCVDLSFLDEALLASPAGGEDSEDVCEPPQVEAEVPQQQEEEEETCDILQQSLQEADITEHTLALEAGLSQSSEALSLYPSGLTPPSPPYMSKPLNVSGVTTLPRDTQVAVEPPQPSLLAVGPGCPSLKPVPPQLMGLLPGNVFPAPPTSDTSFCLSHAQGSNMIIHKTLPGLTLSPAVRTTAPQEIILQRTPLPIQPKLPVNIQPRLVQISPKPSEQKSSPGLAFIPPAASQNILLSSPVGPRQPLSSQSTTALNKPVSLQLVNQGGSIVIQPQSLFQGQSHFILPSQGSVNQSTSISGPLLSTTNNQMPSAAPLAGQLVDGSQIVTVRPRQLNFSPVFTTPTGQLTLRQGALLSGPLQLQSAPPTVFHMPAQLAGAYSAHAQGQHGGVVHTPALGKQFTLINTPGVLAPDMTAISIVNGPSMVQSLPLVSQAQRPMAGGNEEQLSLPQTPVLLLPERTAAEKNATNEQLQSILHKGTLSPPASMQAAVAKMHTQPSPVISILQAPTESTNSPEPVAFLSKHLITHPEKQQAVEGGHTPPNQAFIHQPQQEALNPSASAESLDSHISPEASEREPSPMVLAVCASSKVLSVLSECGGIPTPVHSGSEHGDMLASPPITQCPESTPSTMFPTPPLSDRQHSSAFVVLSAKMQGQEELMMCMSPSSTSERISITEQQLLPIPLSTDLKGVLESGLIEAQQHMQQSKLRVPGLVDDEEISLDLQDSFESLSSQDIEGHSVLQVPCVGVKARERLTPAMRQQRIKQQLCSDYDAVLNPYTCSRFTSLEDAVKHLLPYHTCSRALPSQADLLTVDKQFENVSGLLLKCTTDMLNKYRQLLLAESQQESPSAEMVMLERLFLQSERLLLGEERRRARGDPESFLMSLRKASWHRGMLPSRHSEASASPPSPPAWALHSDRPPGLKTYCSRSRGSLRLTIKHESGSRKVIHNSACDESHALTGHKRTLEVQLTNRGGSKQEGQESTLSPTETSAEQNQAVAGVDMDRTACNFITKSEHKPERAEGSFPEVHPPELKRSKLEIADGLGDEGGLSEHLQSAIDSILELQRLQGPAACLKPKLQPSALEQSISCVLEGEL; encoded by the exons ATGGAGCCCCCATCTTCTGAG CTGCTAAGTGGAGACCTGCTCATTAATTCTTCCTCTGGGGAGCCGTCCCTGTTCACAGACACGCCG AGCCCTGTCTCCTTGTTGGCAGATGAATCTGGCTCTCATGACACACCTATATCGGGCTGTGTGGATCTCTCCTTCCTGGATGAGGCTTTATTGGCCTCACCAGCAGGAGGAGAGGATTCTGAGGATGTATGTGAACCTCCACAAGTTGAGGCCGAAGTGCCACAGCaacaggaagaggaggaggagacatGTGACATCCTTCAGCAAAGTCTCCAGGAGGCTGACATCACTGAGCACACACTGGCTTTAGAGGCAGGTCTTTCCCAGTCTAGTGAAGCGCTCTCACTCTATCCATCTGGTTTAACCCCACCTTCACCTCCATATATGTCTAAACCACTAAACGTCTCTGGGGTCACAACATTGCCCAGGGACACACAAGTTGCAGTGGAGCCTCCTCAACCATCTTTGTTGGCTGTGGGACCAGGTTGCCCTTCGCTCAAGCCAGTGCCACCACAATTAATGGGGCTACTACCTGGGAACGTATTTCCTGCACCTCCCACATCTGACACGTCCTTTTGCCTAAGTCATGCACAAGGTTCCAACATGATCATACACAAAACTCTTCCAGGCCTTACATTGAGCCCTGCTGTTAGGACAACAGCACCTCAAGAAATTATATTGCAAAGGACCCCTTTGCCTATCCAACCCAAGCTGCCAGTCAACATACAGCCTAGACTGGTGCAGATAAGCCCCAAACCGTCAGAGCAGAAGTCATCTCCAGGCCTTGCTTTCATTCCTCCAGCTGCATCACAAAATATTCTGTTGTCCTCTCCTGTGGGCCCCAGGCAGCCTCTGTCATCACAGTCTACAACAGCACTCAACAAGCCTGTGAGTCTGCAGCTAGTCAACCAGGGAGGCTCAATTGTTATTCAGCCCCAGAGTCTCTTCCAGGGCCAGAGCCACTTCATATTGCCTAGTCAAGGCTCTGTAAACCAGTCTACAAGCATCTCTGGGCCACTGCTCAGCACGACAAACAATCAAATGCCAAGTGCAGCCCCTCTGGCAGGACAGCTTGTTGATGGCTCACAGATTGTAACAGTACGCCCCAGGCAACTCAATTTTAGCCCTGTGTTTACCACTCCGACTGGGCAGCTCACTCTCAGACAGGGAGCTCTTCTGTCTGGACCCCTGCAGCTTCAGTCAGCGCCCCCTACCGTCTTCCATATGCCGGCGCAGCTAGCAGGGGCCTATTCTGCTCATGCACAGGGGCAGCATGGTGGTGTTGTCCACACACCTGCCTTAGGGAAGCAGTTCACCTTGATCAACACTCCTGGTGTGCTTGCCCCTGATATGACTGCCATATCAATAGTGAATGGGCCGTCCATGGTGCAAAGCTTGCCCTTAGTGTCCCAGGCACAGAGACCTATGGCAGGGGGCAATGAGGAGCAGCTAAGTCTTCCACAGACCCCAGTGCTTCTGTTGCCTGAAAGaactgctgcagaaaaaaatgcaacaaatgaGCAACTACAGAGTATCTTACAC AAAGGCACACTGTCTCCTCCAGCTTCAATGCAAGCTGCTGTAGCCAAAATGCACACACAGCCTTCCCCAGTCATTAGTATTTTGCAGGCACCAACAGAGAGCACTAATTCCCCTGAGCCTGTTGCATTTTTGTCCAAACACCTAATTACACATCCAGAGAAACAGCAAGCTGTTGAAGGAGGCCATACACCACCAAACCAAGCATTTATTCATCAACCCCAACAG GAAGCACTTAATCCTTCAGCTTCTGCTGAATCCTTGGACAGCCACATCTCTCCTGAAGCTAGTGAGAGAGAGCCTTCACCCATGGTCCTGGCTGTGTGTGCATCGTCTAAGGTTCTCTCTGTGTTATCAGAGTGTGGAGGAATCCCCACTCCAGTGCATTCTGGGTCGGAGCATGGTGACATGTTAGCCTCGCCACCCATCACCCAGTGTCCTGAAAGTACACCCTCGACCATGTTTCCAACTCCCCCACTTTCAGACAGACAACACTCCTCTGCATTTGTAGTTCTCAGTGCCAAAATGCAGGGGCAAGAGGAATTAATGATGTGTATGAGTCCATCTTCAACCTCCGAAAGGATCTCTATTACTGAGCAACAGCTTTTACCCATTCCTCTATCCACTGACCTCAAAGGAGTTCTGGAGTCTGGCCTTATTGAAGCCCAGCAGCACATGCAACAAAGTA AACTTAGAGTTCCTGGCTTAGTAGATGATGAAGAAATCTCACTAGACCTACAGGACAGTTTTGAAAGCTTGTCATCCCAGGACATCGAGGGCCACAGTGTCCTTCAG GTGCCCTGTGTTGGTGTGAAGGCGAGAGAAAGACTCACGCCAGCAATGCGGCAGCAGAG GATCAAGCAGCAGCTTTGTTCAGACTATGATGCTGTTCTTAATCCATACACTTGCTCTCGGTTCACTTCGCTAGAGGATGCTGTGAAACACCTGTTGCCCTACCACACCTGCTCCAGAGCCTTACCCAGCCAAGCTGATCTGCTTACAG TGGATAAGCAGTTTGAAAATGTATCAGGGCTGCTGCTGAAATGTACTACAGACATGCTGAACAAATACCGGCAGCTCCTACTGGCGGAGTCTCAG CAAGAAAGTCCTTCGGCAGAGATGGTGATGCTAGAACGGTTGTTCCTGCAGTCTGAGCGACTCTTACTCGGGGAGGAGAGACGCAGAGCAAGAGGTGATCCAG AGTCCTTCTTGATGTCTTTGCGTAAAGCATCATGGCACCGTGGCATGCTGCCTTCACGCCACTCTGAAGCCTCAGCGAGTCCCCCATCACCCCCTGCATGGGCTCTACACTCAGACAGACCCCCAGGTCTTAAGACATATTGCTCTAGGAGCAGGGGGTCACTGCGCCTTACCATCAAGCATGAGTCAGGATCTCGCAAAGTCATCCACAACTCTGCGTGCGACGAGTCACATGCCCTTACGGGACATAAACGCACATTAGAAGTGCAGCTAACTAACAGAGGGGGGAGCAAACAGGAGGGGCAGGAAAGCACCCTCAGTCCAACAGAGACAAGCGCAGAGCAAAATCAAGCGGTAGCTGGTGTGGACATGGACAGGACAGCTTGCAATTTTATCACAAAGTCAGAGCACAAACCGGAAAGAGCAGAGGGATCATTTCCAGAGGTTCACCCCCCAGAGCTTAAAAGAAGCAAGCTGGAAATTGCAGATGGGTTGGGGGATGAAGGTGGCCTGAGTGAGCACCTGCAGAGTGCAATAGACAGcatcctggagctccagaggCTTCAGGGACCAGCAGCTTGTCTCAAACCCAAACTGCAGCCCAGTGCGCTGGAGCAGAGCATCAGCTGTGTGCTGGAGGGAGAATTGTAA
- the si:ch211-168d23.3 gene encoding BRD4-interacting chromatin-remodeling complex-associated protein isoform X1: MEDEDGTCLLDVLCDPQALNDFLHGTKELLSGDLLINSSSGEPSLFTDTPSPVSLLADESGSHDTPISGCVDLSFLDEALLASPAGGEDSEDVCEPPQVEAEVPQQQEEEEETCDILQQSLQEADITEHTLALEAGLSQSSEALSLYPSGLTPPSPPYMSKPLNVSGVTTLPRDTQVAVEPPQPSLLAVGPGCPSLKPVPPQLMGLLPGNVFPAPPTSDTSFCLSHAQGSNMIIHKTLPGLTLSPAVRTTAPQEIILQRTPLPIQPKLPVNIQPRLVQISPKPSEQKSSPGLAFIPPAASQNILLSSPVGPRQPLSSQSTTALNKPVSLQLVNQGGSIVIQPQSLFQGQSHFILPSQGSVNQSTSISGPLLSTTNNQMPSAAPLAGQLVDGSQIVTVRPRQLNFSPVFTTPTGQLTLRQGALLSGPLQLQSAPPTVFHMPAQLAGAYSAHAQGQHGGVVHTPALGKQFTLINTPGVLAPDMTAISIVNGPSMVQSLPLVSQAQRPMAGGNEEQLSLPQTPVLLLPERTAAEKNATNEQLQSILHKGTLSPPASMQAAVAKMHTQPSPVISILQAPTESTNSPEPVAFLSKHLITHPEKQQAVEGGHTPPNQAFIHQPQQEALNPSASAESLDSHISPEASEREPSPMVLAVCASSKVLSVLSECGGIPTPVHSGSEHGDMLASPPITQCPESTPSTMFPTPPLSDRQHSSAFVVLSAKMQGQEELMMCMSPSSTSERISITEQQLLPIPLSTDLKGVLESGLIEAQQHMQQSKLRVPGLVDDEEISLDLQDSFESLSSQDIEGHSVLQVPCVGVKARERLTPAMRQQRIKQQLCSDYDAVLNPYTCSRFTSLEDAVKHLLPYHTCSRALPSQADLLTVDKQFENVSGLLLKCTTDMLNKYRQLLLAESQQESPSAEMVMLERLFLQSERLLLGEERRRARGDPESFLMSLRKASWHRGMLPSRHSEASASPPSPPAWALHSDRPPGLKTYCSRSRGSLRLTIKHESGSRKVIHNSACDESHALTGHKRTLEVQLTNRGGSKQEGQESTLSPTETSAEQNQAVAGVDMDRTACNFITKSEHKPERAEGSFPEVHPPELKRSKLEIADGLGDEGGLSEHLQSAIDSILELQRLQGPAACLKPKLQPSALEQSISCVLEGEL; the protein is encoded by the exons atggaggatgaggatggcACATGTTTACTTGATGTGTTGTG TGACCCACAAGCCCTAAATGACTTCCTTCATGGGACAAAAGAG CTGCTAAGTGGAGACCTGCTCATTAATTCTTCCTCTGGGGAGCCGTCCCTGTTCACAGACACGCCG AGCCCTGTCTCCTTGTTGGCAGATGAATCTGGCTCTCATGACACACCTATATCGGGCTGTGTGGATCTCTCCTTCCTGGATGAGGCTTTATTGGCCTCACCAGCAGGAGGAGAGGATTCTGAGGATGTATGTGAACCTCCACAAGTTGAGGCCGAAGTGCCACAGCaacaggaagaggaggaggagacatGTGACATCCTTCAGCAAAGTCTCCAGGAGGCTGACATCACTGAGCACACACTGGCTTTAGAGGCAGGTCTTTCCCAGTCTAGTGAAGCGCTCTCACTCTATCCATCTGGTTTAACCCCACCTTCACCTCCATATATGTCTAAACCACTAAACGTCTCTGGGGTCACAACATTGCCCAGGGACACACAAGTTGCAGTGGAGCCTCCTCAACCATCTTTGTTGGCTGTGGGACCAGGTTGCCCTTCGCTCAAGCCAGTGCCACCACAATTAATGGGGCTACTACCTGGGAACGTATTTCCTGCACCTCCCACATCTGACACGTCCTTTTGCCTAAGTCATGCACAAGGTTCCAACATGATCATACACAAAACTCTTCCAGGCCTTACATTGAGCCCTGCTGTTAGGACAACAGCACCTCAAGAAATTATATTGCAAAGGACCCCTTTGCCTATCCAACCCAAGCTGCCAGTCAACATACAGCCTAGACTGGTGCAGATAAGCCCCAAACCGTCAGAGCAGAAGTCATCTCCAGGCCTTGCTTTCATTCCTCCAGCTGCATCACAAAATATTCTGTTGTCCTCTCCTGTGGGCCCCAGGCAGCCTCTGTCATCACAGTCTACAACAGCACTCAACAAGCCTGTGAGTCTGCAGCTAGTCAACCAGGGAGGCTCAATTGTTATTCAGCCCCAGAGTCTCTTCCAGGGCCAGAGCCACTTCATATTGCCTAGTCAAGGCTCTGTAAACCAGTCTACAAGCATCTCTGGGCCACTGCTCAGCACGACAAACAATCAAATGCCAAGTGCAGCCCCTCTGGCAGGACAGCTTGTTGATGGCTCACAGATTGTAACAGTACGCCCCAGGCAACTCAATTTTAGCCCTGTGTTTACCACTCCGACTGGGCAGCTCACTCTCAGACAGGGAGCTCTTCTGTCTGGACCCCTGCAGCTTCAGTCAGCGCCCCCTACCGTCTTCCATATGCCGGCGCAGCTAGCAGGGGCCTATTCTGCTCATGCACAGGGGCAGCATGGTGGTGTTGTCCACACACCTGCCTTAGGGAAGCAGTTCACCTTGATCAACACTCCTGGTGTGCTTGCCCCTGATATGACTGCCATATCAATAGTGAATGGGCCGTCCATGGTGCAAAGCTTGCCCTTAGTGTCCCAGGCACAGAGACCTATGGCAGGGGGCAATGAGGAGCAGCTAAGTCTTCCACAGACCCCAGTGCTTCTGTTGCCTGAAAGaactgctgcagaaaaaaatgcaacaaatgaGCAACTACAGAGTATCTTACAC AAAGGCACACTGTCTCCTCCAGCTTCAATGCAAGCTGCTGTAGCCAAAATGCACACACAGCCTTCCCCAGTCATTAGTATTTTGCAGGCACCAACAGAGAGCACTAATTCCCCTGAGCCTGTTGCATTTTTGTCCAAACACCTAATTACACATCCAGAGAAACAGCAAGCTGTTGAAGGAGGCCATACACCACCAAACCAAGCATTTATTCATCAACCCCAACAG GAAGCACTTAATCCTTCAGCTTCTGCTGAATCCTTGGACAGCCACATCTCTCCTGAAGCTAGTGAGAGAGAGCCTTCACCCATGGTCCTGGCTGTGTGTGCATCGTCTAAGGTTCTCTCTGTGTTATCAGAGTGTGGAGGAATCCCCACTCCAGTGCATTCTGGGTCGGAGCATGGTGACATGTTAGCCTCGCCACCCATCACCCAGTGTCCTGAAAGTACACCCTCGACCATGTTTCCAACTCCCCCACTTTCAGACAGACAACACTCCTCTGCATTTGTAGTTCTCAGTGCCAAAATGCAGGGGCAAGAGGAATTAATGATGTGTATGAGTCCATCTTCAACCTCCGAAAGGATCTCTATTACTGAGCAACAGCTTTTACCCATTCCTCTATCCACTGACCTCAAAGGAGTTCTGGAGTCTGGCCTTATTGAAGCCCAGCAGCACATGCAACAAAGTA AACTTAGAGTTCCTGGCTTAGTAGATGATGAAGAAATCTCACTAGACCTACAGGACAGTTTTGAAAGCTTGTCATCCCAGGACATCGAGGGCCACAGTGTCCTTCAG GTGCCCTGTGTTGGTGTGAAGGCGAGAGAAAGACTCACGCCAGCAATGCGGCAGCAGAG GATCAAGCAGCAGCTTTGTTCAGACTATGATGCTGTTCTTAATCCATACACTTGCTCTCGGTTCACTTCGCTAGAGGATGCTGTGAAACACCTGTTGCCCTACCACACCTGCTCCAGAGCCTTACCCAGCCAAGCTGATCTGCTTACAG TGGATAAGCAGTTTGAAAATGTATCAGGGCTGCTGCTGAAATGTACTACAGACATGCTGAACAAATACCGGCAGCTCCTACTGGCGGAGTCTCAG CAAGAAAGTCCTTCGGCAGAGATGGTGATGCTAGAACGGTTGTTCCTGCAGTCTGAGCGACTCTTACTCGGGGAGGAGAGACGCAGAGCAAGAGGTGATCCAG AGTCCTTCTTGATGTCTTTGCGTAAAGCATCATGGCACCGTGGCATGCTGCCTTCACGCCACTCTGAAGCCTCAGCGAGTCCCCCATCACCCCCTGCATGGGCTCTACACTCAGACAGACCCCCAGGTCTTAAGACATATTGCTCTAGGAGCAGGGGGTCACTGCGCCTTACCATCAAGCATGAGTCAGGATCTCGCAAAGTCATCCACAACTCTGCGTGCGACGAGTCACATGCCCTTACGGGACATAAACGCACATTAGAAGTGCAGCTAACTAACAGAGGGGGGAGCAAACAGGAGGGGCAGGAAAGCACCCTCAGTCCAACAGAGACAAGCGCAGAGCAAAATCAAGCGGTAGCTGGTGTGGACATGGACAGGACAGCTTGCAATTTTATCACAAAGTCAGAGCACAAACCGGAAAGAGCAGAGGGATCATTTCCAGAGGTTCACCCCCCAGAGCTTAAAAGAAGCAAGCTGGAAATTGCAGATGGGTTGGGGGATGAAGGTGGCCTGAGTGAGCACCTGCAGAGTGCAATAGACAGcatcctggagctccagaggCTTCAGGGACCAGCAGCTTGTCTCAAACCCAAACTGCAGCCCAGTGCGCTGGAGCAGAGCATCAGCTGTGTGCTGGAGGGAGAATTGTAA
- the LOC124389671 gene encoding enhancer of rudimentary homolog produces the protein MSHTILLVQPTKRPEGRTYADYESVNECMEGVCKMYEEHLKRMNPNSPSITYDISQLFDFIDDLADLSCLVYRADTQTYQPNNKDWIKEKIYILLRRQAQQAGK, from the exons ATG TCCCATACTATTCTACTTGTCCAGCCCACTAAGAGACCAGAAGGAAGGACATATGCTGATTATGAATCGGTTAATGAGTGCATGGAAG gagtgtgtaaaatgtatgaaGAGCATCTAAAGAGAATGAATCCTAACAGCCCATCCATCACATATGACATTAGTCAGCTTTTTGATTTCATCGATGACCTGGCAGACCTCAGCTGCTTGGT GTACCGAGCTGACACACAGACATATCAACCCAACAACAAAGACTGGATCAAAGAGAAGATTTATATATTGCTGCGCCGCCAAGCTCAGCAGGCTGGGAAATAA